A section of the Naumovozyma dairenensis CBS 421 chromosome 5, complete genome genome encodes:
- the SDH3 gene encoding succinate dehydrogenase cytochrome b subunit SDH3 (similar to Saccharomyces cerevisiae SDH3 (YKL141W) and YMR118C; ancestral locus Anc_2.423), which translates to MLVRLGLNSNLIKTRTPLSNGGGFNSMMTKLIAPYSQMATARTILLSSSSSSSSSIPILMKNTASRTTLQNMMTIRSFTQNSILNENVPSSKDTQDSTILREQRAKRPISPHLTIYQPQLTWYLSSLHRVTLVLMGFAFYLVTIAFGLTGLFQSNNSENKLTSNSLINWYHNKMSNMTKWTVKGAFAYMFTLHYALSVRHLIWDMAKELSLKGVYRTGYAAMGFAALVGTWLFSL; encoded by the coding sequence ATGCTGGTAAGACTGGgattgaattcaaatctCATTAAGACAAGAACCCCTCTATCAAATGGAGGCGGGTTTAACTCTATGATGACCAAATTAATAGCACCATATAGTCAAATGGCTACTGCAAGAACCATTCtattgtcatcatcatcatcatcatcatcaagcATTCCAAtactaatgaaaaataCTGCTTCAAGAACCACACTTCAGAATATGATGACTATCCGCTCATTTACACAAAACTCTATATTGAACGAAAACGTCCCAAGTAGTAAAGATACCCAAGATTCCACAATCTTAAGAGAACAAAGAGCCAAGAGACCAATATCCCCACATTTAACCATTTATCAACCTCAATTGACATGGTATTTATCATCCTTGCATAGAGTCACACTAGTATTGATGGGGTTCGCATTTTATCTAGTGACTATTGCCTTCGGTCTCACTGGGTTATTCCAATCAAATAACTCAGAAAATAAACTGACTTCCAATAGTTTGATTAATTGGTATCATAATAAAATGTCTAACATGACTAAATGGACCGTAAAGGGTGCATTCGCTTATATGTTTACTTTACATTACGCATTGTCCGTTAGACATCTAATTTGGGATATGGCAAAGGAATTATCCTTGAAAGGTGTCTATAGAACTGGGTATGCTGCCATGGGCTTTGCTGCCTTAGTTGGTACTTGGTTGTTCAGTTTGTAA
- the CTK1 gene encoding cyclin-dependent serine/threonine protein kinase CTK1 (similar to Saccharomyces cerevisiae CTK1 (YKL139W); ancestral locus Anc_2.425), whose translation MGHPTNNNHNTATSRSNNSKGLRRRLKNNSSSSSNRGVRTTNSNQPKSMALQQSRYSAESTVNSSSSSSSSSQQQLQQRQHSRYHNDSTNNSRYNNVDDNNNRYKRFPNKRVHPEDERETGHQQQHSNPNFIRNLPRGPKRRQPLPVSKQQQLPHSLPSGPAASSRYDPNSKPKQMGTARTRLPPRPSFTKTLGPSAVSPNSIPVPSTTSRDHKKKLYRLHRHQLLFLTQTRTSSIYEQISQVGEGTYGKVFKSKNKNTKQLVALKKLRLNSEKDGFPITSIREIKLLQSFNHENIAVLREIMVESISSSSANSSPSMSSSSSSNSGQSNLLNGSSNIGIINSIYMIFQYADNDLTGLLNDKNLQIKPSQCKHLLKQLLHGVQYLHDSFILHRDIKGSNILVDNLGNLKITDFGLARKILPHSPSDKKDIINDYTNRVITLWYRPPELLMGTTNYSTEVDMWGCGCILIELFNKVAIFQGMNEIEQLVSIFKILGSPTLENFPNFFSMPWFFMIIPLLNEKYNDCFEEKFKNILPSEECLKLVRGLLLYDQSKRLSAHEALQSQYFIEDPKPEPLILKGYGGSHEYEMKLARRLQKREEMKKHSKS comes from the coding sequence atggGCCATcctactaataataatcataatacTGCTACTAGTCGAAGCAATAATAGCAAAGGTTTAAGAAGACgattgaaaaataactCGAGTAGTAGTAGCAACAGGGGAGTACGAACAACAAATAGTAACCAACCAAAGAGCATGGCATTACAACAATCTAGATATTCAGCAGAATCAACTGtgaattcttcttcttcttcttcttcttcttcgcAACAGCAACTGCAACAACGTCAACATTCAAGATACCACAATGATTCCACGAACAACTCACGATATAATAACGtagatgataataataacagatATAAAAGATTTCCAAATAAAAGGGTACATCCAGAGGATGAACGTGAGACTGGacaccaacaacaacattcGAATCCCAACTTTATTAGAAATCTACCAAGAGGTCCGAAAAGGAGACAGCCACTACCAGTATCAAAACAACAGCAACTCCCTCATTCATTGCCTAGTGGACCTGCTGCTTCATCCCGTTATGACCCAAATTCTAAACCAAAACAAATGGGAACGGCAAGAACTCGATTACCACCAAGACCTTCTTTCACTAAAACTTTAGGACCTTCAGCTGTGTCACCAAACTCTATACCAGTACCTTCGACAACATCAAGAGAtcataaaaaaaaattataccGCCTCCACCGCCACcaacttctttttcttaCACAAACAAGGACATCATCAATATATGAACAAATTAGTCAAGTTGGTGAAGGAACATACGGTAAAGTATTCAAatccaaaaataaaaacacaAAACAATTGGTTgcattgaaaaaattaagattAAATTCTGAAAAGGATGGATTCCCCATCACTTCCATaagagaaataaaattattacaatcCTTTAATCATGAAAATATTGCAGTTTTACGTGAAATAATGGTTGAATCTAtctcttcatcttctgcAAATTCATCACCGTCaatgtcatcatcatcatcctcaaATTCAGGACAATCAAATCTACTGAATGGATCCTCCAATATAGggataataaattcaatatatatgatCTTTCAATACGCTGATAATGACTTAACCGGTCTGTTAAATGAcaaaaatttacaaattaAACCATCTCAATGTAAACATCTCCTTAAACAATTACTACATGGTGTTCAATATTTACATGATTCATTCATATTACATAGAGATATTAAAGGTTCTAATATCTTAGTAGATAATTTAggtaatttgaaaattacCGATTTTGGTCTAGCAAGGAAAATTCTTCCTCATTCACCTTCAGacaaaaaagatataattaatgattATACTAATCGTGTCATCACTTTGTGGTATCGACCTcctgaattattaatggGCACAACAAATTATTCCACAGAAGTAGATATGTGGGGTTGTGGTTGCATActaattgaattatttaataaagtGGCAATTTTCCAAGGTatgaatgaaattgaacaattagtgtcaatttttaaaatattaggATCACCCactttggaaaatttccCCAATTTCTTCTCAATGCCATGGTTCTTTATGATTATCCCATTgttgaatgaaaaatataacgATTGCTTTGAAGAGAAATTTAAAAACATTTTGCCCAGTGAAGAATGTCTTAAATTGGTGAGAGGTTTGCTCTTGTATGATCAATCGAAAAGATTGTCTGCTCATGAAGCATTACAGAGTCAATATTTTATAGAAGATCCAAAACCTGAACCATTGATATTAAAAGGATATGGTGGTTCTCATGAATATGAGATGAAATTAGCAAGAAGATTACAAAAACgtgaagaaatgaaaaaacattcaaaatcgtaa
- the HSK3 gene encoding Hsk3p (similar to Saccharomyces cerevisiae HSK3 (YKL138C-A); ancestral locus Anc_2.426) — protein sequence MNPTKQRQYAHLAQQLKLLNQNLEKTTEELNIMSSQCNKNIVGQIGKIHSSWFIASNRYFEKEMLGEGR from the coding sequence ATGAACCCAACAAAGCAAAGACAATATGCACATCTGGCACAACAATTAAAGCttttaaatcaaaatttggaGAAAACTactgaagaattaaatataatgtcTTCACAatgtaataaaaatatcgTTGGTCAAATTGGTAAGATTCATTCCAGTTGGTTTATTGCAAGTAATAGATATTTTGAGAAAGAGATGCTTGGGGAAGGCAGGTGA
- the SED5 gene encoding t-SNARE syntaxin (similar to Saccharomyces cerevisiae SED5 (YLR026C); ancestral locus Anc_2.421), producing MTSLQPRNIRDRTSEFQQSVLTCKKRSKQSQQQQTQANTQRGKISDFQRNASLIANEISQTAQLLSKLAILAKRKPMVNDSPVEIAELSFLIKRKIYSIESSLIELSKSRRNNKSVAGVNDFGRRNTGDEHSSNVVTLLNTKMKNISGDFKNVLEMRQQLELNNMDRWEKISKDEQLKQQQQQQQQIPQGHTQPGQQRERQNDGTIEDSNKTGGSNVMGTSSYNSSNPFMTSLINDEEDDMLLTNQSNYNKDGSGGLTLPQSSDKELLLMEEGLVNNNVYLQERNQAVETIESTIQEVGNLFQQLASMVQEQGEVIQRIDANVDDIDLNITGAQRELLKYFDRIKSNRWLAVKIFFIIFVFFLLWVLVN from the coding sequence atgaCGAGTTTACAACCAAGGAATATCAGAGATAGAACTTCAGAATTCCAACAAAGTGTTCTAACATGCAAGAAACGTTCCAAACAAtctcaacaacaacaaacgCAAGCAAATACGCAGCGTGGTAAAATTTCAGATTTCCAAAGGAATGCATCACTTATAGCGAATGAAATATCTCAAACTGCACaattattatctaaattAGCTATATTAGCTAAGAGGAAACCTATGGTTAATGATAGTCCTGTGGAGATTGCAGAGTTGtcatttttaattaaacGGAAAATTTATTCTATTGAGAGTAGTTTGATTGAATTAAGTAAAAGTAGacgaaataataaaagCGTTGCTGGGGTAAATGATTTTGGGAGGAGAAACACAGGGGATGAACATTCTAGTAATGTGGTTACGTTGTTGAATacgaagatgaagaatatttcGGGTGATTTTAAGAATGTTTTGGAGATGAGACAACAAttggaattgaataatatggATCGATGGGAGAAGATTTCTAAAGATGAACAAttaaaacaacaacaacaacaacaacaacagatACCGCAGGGACACACACAGCCAGGACAACAACGGGAGCGACAAAATGACGGTACAATAGAGGATAGTAATAAAACTGGTGGATCCAATGTCATGGGTACGTCTAGCTATAATAGTTCAAATCCGTTTATGACTTCGTTGATTAACGACGAAGAGGATGACATGTTGTTGACGAATCAAagtaattataataaagatgGAAGTGGTGGATTGACTCTACCACAAAGTTCTGATAAGgagttattattaatggaGGAAGGtcttgtaaataataatgtttaTTTACAGGAACGTAATCAAGCAGTGGAAACCATCGAATCTACAATCCAAGAGGTGGGTAATCTGTTTCAACAATTGGCATCCATGGTTCAAGAACAAGGAGAAgttattcaaagaattgatgctaatgttgatgatattgatttgaACATTACTGGTGCTCAGAGAGAACTActgaaatattttgatagGATTAAGAGTAATAGATGGTTAGCagttaaaatatttttcattatatttgtGTTTTTCCTATTGTGGGTACTTGTTAATTAG
- the SNF7 gene encoding ESCRT-III subunit protein SNF7 (similar to Saccharomyces cerevisiae SNF7 (YLR025W); ancestral locus Anc_2.422) — MWSYFFGGSGNSNDFSKTSSKNKDLPKKAIIELREHINLLTKKQTHLQTQILNQSNEAKTFLNKGNKIMAKNSLKKRKIYENQLGKIDSQIYSLEQQLFSIESANLNLETMKAMKQGSMAMKSIHKGLNIDKVDETMDEIRDQVELNEEISEAISRPVLTSMNDIDEDELDEELDMLASESVQQNVERSKGRVHDMVEESARDNNNAVELPNVPSNKIAQQATTESNEPAQEESEDEDERALRELQAEMGL, encoded by the coding sequence atgtGGTCATATTTCTTTGGAGGCAGTGGTAATAGTAATGATTTTTCCAAGACATCATCGAAAAACAAAGATTTACCCAAGAAGGCCATAATAGAATTAAGAGAAcatataaatttattaacgAAGAAGCAAACGCATTTACAAACacaaatattgaatcaaaGTAATGAAGCGAAGACATTTTTAAACAAGGGTAACAAGATAATGGCAAAGAACTCTTtaaagaagaggaagattTACGAGAATCAATTAGGGAAGATTGATTCACAGATATATTCTTTGGAACAACAATTATTCTCTATTGAATCTgctaatttgaatttggaaaCCATGAAAGCAATGAAACAAGGGTCTATGGCTATGAAGTCTATTCATAAGGGGTTGAATATCGATAAAGTGGATGAGACTATGGATGAAATTAGAGATCAAGTGGAATTAAATGAGGAAATTAGTGAAGCCATTTCTAGGCCTGTGTTGACTTCTatgaatgatattgatgaagatgaattggaTGAAGAACTAGATATGTTGGCTAGTGAGTCTGTTCAACAAAATGTGGAAAGGTCAAAAGGTAGAGTTCATGATATGGTGGAAGAATCGGCAAgggataataataatgctgTGGAGTTACCTAATGTTCCTAGTAATAAAATTGCACAACAAGCAACTACAGAATCTAATGAACCAGCACAAGAAGAATCAgaggatgaagatgaaaggGCATTAAGAGAATTACAAGCTGAGATGGGATTGTGA
- the TGL1 gene encoding sterol esterase (similar to Saccharomyces cerevisiae TGL1 (YKL140W); ancestral locus Anc_2.424) yields MLVPFIGRISLADYLIIISLYIEFIMSFFLKLIPQPIINFLSSIINYTTNLDDSTREQKLRLAPTIHEMCAQFDINIEDHLVRTEDDYILTLHRIPPKTNITGSGTGKIVYLHHGLLMCSDIWCCQLDKNKNLPFVLHNLGYDVWMGNNRGNKYSTAHLYEMPKSKKFWDFSIDEFAFFDIPNSIDFILNHCQRDKLICIGFSQGSAQMFASFSINEYLNSKVSQFIAIAPAMTPKGLHNRIVDTFAKSSPALMYLFFGRNILLPSATTIWQKTLHPKIFNLCIDIGNRILFNWTSKNISEQQKLICYSKLYSTTSVKSVVHWFQILKSQKFQMFEASDNMFNSITRPYQISRFPTRTNIKIPILLIYGGMDSLVDIKVMKKNLPQTGVFDIKVENHEHLDLIWGEDTDTLVISKIIKFIDFFDGVSRRNSLLQKTLNKRIMSTKNYNTSGISTNEEQHHPYVMDLEDNTPIIPYSNETLIINDNVSQKDESVMLENQFASTSSIGNTPSMLRHVKTRSKTKLNSDKPVITSTMRNYINNTRSIINELDKKSLAENKNNNISNNNDNHEYSIGLSPTASSYNGEDDIVGKNDQGIYVEELEASPSNVKATLDNEFALNNDTCTDDEDEDDDDGDESNSIDRINSNEKLKNKIQQRKLSKYLSNEVQANT; encoded by the coding sequence ATGCTGGTACCATTTATAGGAAGAATATCATTAGCGGACTacctaataataatctcaTTATACATCGAATTCATCATGTCATTCTTCTTGAAATTAATACCACAACCaataatcaatttcttatcatcgataataaattacaCCACAAACTTGGATGACTCCACTAgagaacaaaaattaagatTGGCACCAACAATCCATGAAATGTGTGCTCAATTCGATATCAACATAGAAGATCATTTGGTAAGAACCGAGGATGATTATATCCTTACTTTACATAGAATACCACCAAAGACAAACATAACAGGTAGTGGTACAGGTAAAATCGTATACTTACATCATGGTCTTCTAATGTGCTCTGACATTTGGTGTTGTCAGTTagacaaaaataaaaacttaCCGTTTGTTTTACATAACCTAGGCTACGACGTTTGGATGGGTAACAATCGTGGTAATAAGTATTCCACAGCGCATCTTTATGAAATGCCTAAATCCAAGAAATTCTGGGATTTCTCCATTGATGAATTCGCATTCTTTGATATCCCCAACTCGATCGATTTCATTTTAAACCATTGTCAACgtgataaattaatttgTATCGGATTCTCTCAAGGATCTGCCCAAATGTTTGCCTCTTTCTCTATTAACgaatatttgaattcaaaagTCTCACAATTCATTGCCATTGCACCAGCTATGACCCCCAAGGGATTACATAATAGAATCGTGGATACATTTGCTAAATCGAGCCCAGCTTTAATGTATCTATTCTTTGGGAGGAATATCCTATTACCCAGTGCGACAACAATTTGGCAAAAGACATTACATCCAaagattttcaatttatgTATAGATATAGGTAACAGAATTTTGTTTAATTGGACTTCGAAAAATATTAGTgaacaacaaaaattaatttgttATTCGAAATTATATTCCACTACAAGTGTTAAATCTGTAGTTCATTGGttccaaattttaaaatctcaaaaatttcaaatgtttGAAGCTTCTGATAATATGTTTAATTCCATTACAAGGCCTTATCAAATTTCAAGATTCCCCACAAGAACAAATATTAAGATTCCAATCTTATTAATTTATGGTGGTATGGATTCATTAGTGGATATTAaagtaatgaaaaaaaatctacCACAAACGGGGGTGTTTGATATTAAAGTGGAAAATCATGAACATTTAGATTTGATTTGGGGTGAAGATACTGATACTCTGgttatttccaaaattatcaaatttattgatttctttgatggtgtttcaagaagaaattcGTTATTACAAAAAACTTTAAATAAGAGGATCATGTCAACTAAGAATTATAACACTAGCGGCATCAGTACGAATGAAGAACAGCATCATCCTTATGTAATGGATCTTGAAGATAATACACCTATAATCCCATATTCAAATGAAACCttaataattaatgataatgttagtcaaaaagatgaaagtGTGATGCTTGAGAATCAATTCGCATCTACATCTTCCATTGGTAACACCCCTTCTATGTTAAGGCATGTTAAGACAAGATCgaaaacaaaattgaattcaGATAAACCGGTCATAACGAGTACAATGagaaattatattaataatactaGATCAATTATTAACGAATTAGATAAGAAGTCCCTTgctgaaaataaaaataataacatcagtaataataatgataaccACGAATATTCAATTGGGTTGTCTCCGACAGCATCATCTTATAACGGCGAAGACGATATCGTAGGTAAGAATGACCAAGGCATATATGTTGAAGAGCTGGAAGCTTCACCATCGAATGTTAAAGCTACccttgataatgaatttgcATTGAATAATGATACATGTACAGAcgacgaagatgaagacgaCGATGACGGAGATGAATCTAATTCGATTGATCGAATTAACtccaatgaaaaattaaaaaacaaaatacaACAAAGGAAATTAAGTAAATACTTATCCAACGAAGTCCAGGCTaatacataa
- the AAT2 gene encoding aspartate transaminase AAT2 (similar to Saccharomyces cerevisiae AAT2 (YLR027C); ancestral locus Anc_2.420): MSATIFNNIEQLPPDALFGIKQRYSKDTRSHKVDLGIGAYRDNNGKPWVLPSVKLAEHSIHSDPSYNHEYLNISGLNAFTTGASNILFGPDSIAIKESRIVSNQSVSGTGALHIAAKFISKFFPEKKIYFSKPTWANHQAIFQAQNLQCDSYPYWDAATKSIDMEGYLNAIKTAPRGSVFVLHACAHNPTGLDPTNEQWANILDMLNMGDHLVLFDSAYQGFASGDLNKDAYAVRLGVEKLSDNVPIFVCQSFAKNVGMYGERVGCFHLVLPRQSNEDETAKVKAALSSQLNKIVRSEISNPPAYGAKIVAQILNDENMTNQWHKDMVTMSSRIIKMRHSLRDKLNELGTPGNWDHIVSQTGMFSFTGLTADMVKRLEEEHAIYMVSSGRASIAGLNEHNVDHVAKSIDEVVNHYSSEAKL; this comes from the coding sequence ATGTCCGCCACTATATTTAACAACATCGAACAACTACCTCCAGATGCCCTTTTCGGTATCAAACAAAGATATTCCAAAGATACCAGATCTCACAAAGTCGACTTAGGAATTGGTGCCTACCGTGACAATAATGGTAAACCATGGGTTTTACCAAGTGTCAAATTAGCAGAACATTCCATCCATTCCGACCCATCATATAACCATGAATATCTAAACATTTCCGGATTAAACGCATTCACCACCGGTGCCAgtaatattctttttggTCCCGATTCCATAGCAATCAAAGAATCAAGAATTGTTTCCAATCAGTCTGTTTCAGGAACAGGTGCTCTTCATATCGCTGCTAAATTCATCTCCAAATTCTTCcctgaaaagaaaatatatttctcaaAACCAACTTGGGCAAACCATCAGGCAATTTTCCAAGCTCAAAATTTACAATGTGATTCATACCCATATTGGGATGCAGCAACGAAATCAATCGATATGGAAGGGTATTTGAACGCTATCAAAACTGCACCAAGAGGATCCGTTTTCGTATTACATGCATGCGCTCATAATCCAACTGGGTTAGATCCAACTAATGAACAATGGGCTAATATCTTAGATATGTTAAATATGGGAGATCATTTAGTTCTTTTCGATTCTGCGTATCAAGGGTTCGCATCTGGtgatttgaataaagatGCATACGCTGTGAGGTTAGGTGTGGAGAAATTGAGTGATAATGTACCAATCTTCGTTTGTCAATCATTTGCTAAGAATGTAGGGATGTATGGGGAACGTGTTGGTTGTTTCCATTTGGTATTACCAAGACAATCTAATGAGGATGAAACTGCAAAGGTTAAGGCTGCTTTAAGTTCTCAATTGAATAAGATTGTTAGAAgtgaaatttcaaatcctCCCGCTTATGGTGCTAAAATTGTTGCCCAGATTTTAAATGATGAGAATATGACCAACCAATGGCATAAAGATATGGTTACAATGTCTAGTAGGATTATTAAGATGAGACATTCATTGAGAGACAAACTGAACGAATTGGGGACTCCAGGTAATTGGGATCATATTGTTAGTCAAACTGGTATGTTTTCATTCACTGGGTTGACAGCTGATATGGTCAAAagattagaagaagaacatgCTATTTATATGGTTTCTTCTGGTAGAGCATCTATTGCCGGTTTGAATGAACATAACGTGGATCATGTTGCTAAGTCTATCGATGAAGTTGTTAATCATTATTCTTCTGAAGCTAAGTTGTAA
- the CMC1 gene encoding Cmc1p (similar to Saccharomyces cerevisiae YKL137W; ancestral locus Anc_2.429): MEAIMPEEPKTSISNHNSKVPIWALSATDERTARKNLKAFTYQQCHEYVKAMADCAKLNGIKVFPNCDPEKAKMKNCLLFYQNDSKYLDDERDKLILERINKLEEQFKQGKK; encoded by the coding sequence ATGGAAGCTATTATGCCAGAAGAACCAAAAACAAGTATATCAAATCATAACTCAAAAGTTCCAATATGGGCGCTTTCTGCTACTGATGAAAGAACAGCAaggaagaatttgaaagcATTCACTTATCAACAATGTCATGAATATGTCAAGGCAATGGCTGATTGCGCTAAATTAAACGGGATTAAAGTATTTCCTAATTGTGATCCAGAAAAGGctaaaatgaaaaattgtctcttattttatcaaaatgattctaaatatttagatGACGAAAGAGATAAACTTATTCtggaaagaattaataaacTAGAAGAACAATTCAAACAGGGTAAGAAATAA
- the MRPL31 gene encoding mitochondrial 54S ribosomal mL60 domain-containing protein (similar to Saccharomyces cerevisiae MRPL31 (YKL138C); ancestral locus Anc_2.428): MFGAFKSTSPSLGGLLWKIPWRLSSHQKYRQRNRLKHVDEVIKQITTGLHVMRCEDKGIEYKKAISMPKKQMFKPRMASLRLLNKSSFFPKEFQMSSKDKYTVFDKKVKGYRKGIHKVPKWTKISMRQNPKFF; this comes from the coding sequence ATGTTTGGAGCATTTAAGTCAACAAGTCCCAGTTTAGGTGGTTTATTATGGAAAATCCCATGGAGATTATCATCACATCAAAAATATCGTCAAAGAAACAGGTTAAAGCATGTTGATGAAGTGATCAAACAGATCACTACTGGACTTCACGTCATGAGATGTGAAGATAAAGGAATTGAGTATAAAAAAGCGATTAGTATGCCCAAGAAACAAATGTTTAAACCAAGAATGGCATCTCTTCggttattaaataaatcttcattCTTCCCAAAGGAATTTCAAATGTCAAGTAAGGATAAATATACTGTTTTCGATAAGAAAGTGAAAGGATATAGGAAGGGTATTCACAAAGTTCCTAAATGGACTAAAATATCAATGAGACAGAATCCTAAattcttttga
- the NDAI0E01900 gene encoding uncharacterized protein: MTEPAPPYSKLNVLCDIYYGFRPNKPTFLPQDYPDLTDKTAIVTGSNTGIGLQVVKLLYSKNCNVLSVVRTKSKGDAARDETIAEFPASKGSITVIGGCDYLDLTTVKPAASKIKDIIGDKPLNLIIHNAALMASVNTATSKQGYEAMFQTNVMGSQLLQHFLDPIFLKKDDDLKRIVWVSSGAHLLGFKEYGINWDDPTFENCTVEERPSANTLYGQSKAANIFQAKAWASKNKEKVDEIGCVSVSCYPGNLKTDLQRDWNGWLRILRRSLFWDGIYGAYSELYAALSPKLTTKDQGAYVVPFGEVRDPREDVKVGLTNGSDLKLWDWVNDKIKEFF, from the coding sequence ATGACAGAACCAGCTCCACCATACAGTAAACTTAATGTCCTTTGCGATATCTACTACGGATTCAGACCAAATAAACCTACATTCTTACCACAAGACTATCCAGACTTAACAGATAAGACTGCCATCGTGACAGGTTCCAATACCGGTATTGGTTTACAAGTAGTGAAACTCTTATATTCCAAGAATTGTAACGTTCTATCAGTCGTTAGAACGAAATCCAAAGGTGACGCAGCACGTGATGAAACCATTGCTGAATTTCCCGCCTCTAAGGGATCCATCACTGTTATTGGTGGTTGTGATTATTTAGATTTGACCACTGTGAAACCAGCTGCTTctaaaattaaagatattattggTGATAAGCCATTGAATTTGATCATTCATAATGCAGCGTTGATGGCTTCAGTCAATACAGCTACGTCGAAACAAGGGTATGAAGCGATGTTCCAAACCAATGTGATGGGATCACAATTGTTACAGCATTTCTTGGATCctattttcttgaaaaaggatgatgatttgaaaaggaTAGTTTGGGTTAGTTCTGGGGCTCACTTGTTAGGGTTTAAAGAATATGGGATTAATTGGGATGATCCAACTTTTGAGAATTGTACTGTGGAAGAAAGACCATCTGCTAATACTTTATATGGACAATCTAAGGCAGCTAATATTTTCCAGGCTAAGGCTTGGGCAAGCAAGAATAAAGAGAAAGTTGATGAAATAGGATGCGTCTCTGTTTCTTGTTATCCAGGAAATTTAAAAACTGATTTACAAAGAGATTGGAATGGTTGGTTAAGAATTCTTAGAAGAAGTTTATTCTGGGACGGTATCTATGGTGCATATTCTGAATTGTATGCTGCGTTGTCCCCAAAATTGACTACTAAGGATCAAGGTGCGTATGTGGTTCCATTTGGGGAAGTCCGTGACCCAAGAGAAGATGTAAAGGTCGGATTGACTAACGGTTCAGATTTGAAACTTTGGGATTGGGTCAATGACaagattaaagaatttttttga